The following DNA comes from Mycobacteriales bacterium.
GTCCTGGTCGGCGTACCCGGCGCGTTCACGCCCACCTGCTCCAACCAGCATCTGCCCGGCTTCGTCGAGCACACCGAGGAGCTGTTCGGCAAAGGGGTCGACCGGATCGCCTGCATCTCGGTCAACGACGCCTGGGTGATGGATGCCTGGGGCCAGGCGCAGGGGGTCGGCGAGGACATCCTGATGATCGGCGACGGCAATGGCGCGTTCAGCGATGCGATGGAGCTCACCGTCGACCTGGCCGGTGCCGGCCTGGGCCGACGCTCGGCCCGGTAC
Coding sequences within:
- a CDS encoding peroxiredoxin, whose amino-acid sequence is MAIAVGSKVPDVEVKVIRDGKNESAQTGELLGTGKVVLVGVPGAFTPTCSNQHLPGFVEHTEELFGKGVDRIACISVNDAWVMDAWGQAQGVGEDILMIGDGNGAFSDAMELTVDLAGAGLGRRSARYAAIIEDGVITSLNVEANPGVDASSCSTVLATLG